Proteins encoded by one window of Venenivibrio stagnispumantis:
- a CDS encoding MlaD family protein, whose amino-acid sequence MENNVKYTAVGLFVISLIGLTAYIILWLYGAKPSTQYETYLIETTTSVNGLDIGSPVKYKGVKVGKVKKISISKENPEIVQILVDIDKNLPIKEDIYASLEIQGLTGLSYISLEGGTAKSKPLEKQKNQEYPVIRFKLSPLQEISNSLPYILNNTNELIKELQKTLKALDINSFNKLAENSNNLINNTNDFITNLNSKLDEISKTTQNINDLIEKGKITTENINDAVKDIKESSKALRELTININDYINKNKGNTEESIIKFKETIYKLNKTLENLDTLLEKIKDNPSTIIMEENTKPAPTERGEKK is encoded by the coding sequence GTGGAAAATAATGTAAAATATACAGCAGTTGGCTTATTTGTGATAAGTTTAATAGGATTGACAGCATATATTATTTTATGGCTTTATGGAGCAAAACCATCAACCCAGTATGAAACATACTTAATAGAAACAACAACTTCTGTAAATGGATTAGATATAGGAAGTCCGGTTAAATACAAAGGAGTAAAAGTCGGAAAAGTAAAAAAAATCTCAATCAGTAAAGAAAATCCGGAAATTGTTCAAATATTAGTAGATATTGATAAAAATTTACCTATAAAAGAAGATATTTATGCTTCTCTTGAAATTCAAGGATTAACGGGTCTTTCTTATATTTCTTTAGAAGGTGGTACTGCAAAATCTAAACCTCTTGAAAAACAAAAAAATCAAGAATATCCGGTAATAAGATTTAAGCTTTCACCATTACAAGAGATATCTAATTCTTTGCCATATATATTAAACAATACAAATGAATTAATAAAAGAACTACAAAAAACATTAAAAGCTTTAGATATAAACTCATTTAATAAATTGGCAGAAAATTCAAATAATTTAATAAATAATACAAATGATTTTATTACTAACTTAAATAGTAAGCTTGATGAAATCTCAAAAACTACACAAAATATAAACGATTTAATAGAAAAAGGAAAAATCACCACAGAAAATATAAATGATGCAGTTAAGGATATTAAAGAAAGTTCAAAAGCATTAAGAGAGCTAACAATAAATATAAATGATTATATTAACAAGAATAAAGGCAATACAGAAGAAAGCATTATAAAATTTAAGGAAACAATTTATAAATTAAACAAAACCTTAGAAAATCTGGATACTCTTTTAGAAAAAATTAAAGATAATCCATCAACTATAATAATGGAAGAAAACACAAAACCAGCCCCAACAGAAAGAGGTGAGAAAAAATGA